GGGGTCTTGGGGGTAGGAAAAACAACGGTAAGCAGCATCTTGAAGCGCTCTTGCGCGCGTACAGAGTGCGGCTGACCGGCGGGCATGATAATAACTTCACCCGCCTGCACGGTATGTGACTGGCCGCTGATGGTTACCTGCGCCGAGCCTTCGAGCACGAGAACCATGGCATCGCCCGTGGAGGTGTGGGCGCTGATTTCTTCGTTGGCGTCAAAGGCAAACAGGGTGATGCCCACAGAGGCGTTTTGGATAAGGGTCTTGCTGGCGATCTGGCCAGGCTGGCACTCGACCTGCGCGGCCAGGGGCAGCGCTGCGGCGAATTCAAGGTTCTTGAGAATGTGGTCCATGAGGCCCTCCTTGTGTTGACGATTCCGTTCTATCAAGGCTGGGACAATGGTTCTGTAACAAATGTTACGGATGCTCAAGAAAATGAAAATATTTTTGGCGCGGGAGGAAAAAGGAGGCGATGTGCAATAACCTGAAATAACTTATGAAAAATAATAAATTCAATCAGGCCGGGAAATATTCGCACAAAAAATTCAGTGAGGCTATGTCAGGCACGCGAATGCTTCTACCCTCCATTTGCAGAAGGCCTTCGTCGCGCATGGCTGCGAGTTCGCGCGAAAGTGAGGGGCGGGTTACACCCAGAAAATCAGCCATCTGTTCACGGTTCATTGCCAGTGAAACCATGCCGTCAGGGCGGCGGTGTTCCAGCAGCAGGGCTGCAAGTTTGCGCCGCAAACTGCCGGAAGACAGCAGTGAAATGCGGCGTGTAAGAAAAAAAGCCTTGTGCGCAAAAATGCCGAGCATGTTGCGGATCATGCGTGAATGGACGGAGCAGGCTTTTTCGCAGGTGGCGTAGAAGAACCGGGCGGGTATGCCCAGTACGCGCACAGGGGTTTCGGCCAAGACGCTACAACCATAGCTTGGGCGGCCCAAAAAAACGTGCACCTCGCCAAACAGGTCGCCGGGTGCGTCCACGCGCGCCATGACGGCGCGTCTGCCTTCGGTTGATTCCCGGCACACGTTCACCGCACCCTCCAGCAGCACATACAGCCTTTGCGGCGGGTCGGATTCTGCAAAAATCAGCGCGCCCTTGCCGTGGTGTTCTTCAAATGCGCCGCTGCATGCAAGGCACATGCGCGCCTCCTGTCCGGTCATTCCAGAAAACAGGGGGGATGCTTCCAGGGCGCGTTCCATGTATTCCTCTTGTAGATTCTGCATACCTTGCATGGACCATAACCCATATCCAGCTTGTGACGCAACCGCACGTTTGCACCCTGCGCGGATGAAATAAAAAAGGGGGCAAAAGCCCCCTTCTGATGAATTACGTAAAAGCTTACAATGATGGCATGCCCAGCAGCAACCGGGCGGAAACAACCACCTGCATGATAACCTGGGTGATGTCCTTGACTGCCTGCATATTTTTGGATTCCACCTTGGGCAGTACCATTACCTGATCGCCGGGCAGGATATCATCGCCGTTCTGCGACACCGAGCCGTTCTGGTGCAGCACCAGAACCTTGTCGTGGTCTGCGCGGTTGGTGTAACCGCCAGCTCCCTTGATGTAGTCGTCCACATCCTTCTTTTTGCCCCACAGCATGGCCTGCGGCATCATGACCTCGCCGCTTACCAGCACCACGTCGCTCTTGGGCGGGATCACAATGATATCGCCGTCTTCCAGTGAGAGGTCGGCCTTGTCAGGCCCGCCGTCAAGCACAACCACGCCTTCCGGTTCCACGCTCTTGGCCCGCTCCACAAATTTGGAGACCATCTCCGCCTCCTTGGCGCGGATGGCTGCTTCATCCGCGCTGGCAGAGGAAGCCGTGAGGGCTGTTTCCTCCAGTCTGCGCAGGGAATCTGCAATGGCCTTTTTCTGTCGGGCGGCAACGCTCTTGCGTTTGATGTACATGGCCTGAAGGTTGGCGCGGCCAGGCTCCACGGCAATAAAGTTCTTCACTTCCTGCAAACGGGCGCCGCGCCGCACGGGAAAGCGCGAAGCCCCGCGCACTGCGCCCTGCACCTCAACCATCATGGTATTGCCGGGCGCATCAGCAATAAACTGCACCTGATCGCCGTCTTCAAGCATCAGGTTGCGCAGTTCCTTGAGCGGCAGATAGGTGCTGTAAGGCGCGCCGTTGCGGGTGCCGGAAAGGGCGATGTGCGAGGCGCTGTTTTGAGGTTCGGCCAGTTCAATCAGGGCCGTGCCTGTGGATTTTCCCTTGGGAAATTCAAATTTTGCGGAGGTGCGCACCGCGCCGATGGCCGTAATGGTGGGGCCTTTGTCGCCCACCACAAGCGTGTCGCCTTCCTGCACGCGCACTGCGGGCAACACGCCCTTGCGGGCAAAGGGGTAGAGGTCGAGGCTGGCAACGGCCTTGCCGTCACGCATCAGGCGGATGTCACGATAACTGCCGCGCATGGGGTCAAGGCCTCCGGCCTTGTCCAGAAAGCTCAGCAACGGGTCGCCGGGGGTGCCGGTGTAACGTCCAGGTCTGGCAACGCCGCCGGTGACAAAAACGGCCACAGGCCGGGCATCCAGAGGCGCAGCATAAATCTGCGCATCACCATGGCCGTTGGCGGCAAGTTTGCTGCGCAAGGCTTCGGCCAGCTTGTCGTAGCCAAGGCCAGCCACGGGTATGGCCCCCACCTCCGGTACGTCCAGATGCCCGTCGGCGGCTACAGTCAGTGTGCTGTCCACCTTGAGGTCGCCGCCCCACAGGCGCAGCACCACCCGGTCGCCCGGTGCGATGATGGAGGCGTCTTTGGCGTCCTTGGCGGTGTCCTTGCTCTGCGAAAAATTGCCCTGAAACAGGTTGGCAGCGTAGGGCTGGGGTGCATTTTCGGCCTTGACCGCGCTGGACAGGGCGAAAAAGATCAGCAGAAAAGTGAAAATAGTTCTGTGCGACATGGCAGTGTTGATGCAATGGATTCGGGCTTGCATGGCCCCCAGAGGTGGTTCCGCAAACAGGCTGTATGGCCCCAGGGTTCCGTAGTCAATATCCTCGTAATGCCTTGTATCTCCAGTATCTGGAGGCCTTGCGGCCTGCTCGGTTCATGCCGGGTCAACAGGGCTGCGAGACTGCAACTGCAACAAGGAAAGCGCACGGGCGTGGTATTCGCCGTGCGCTTCCATAAATAATCACATTTGCCCGGTTTAGCCAGAGGCAATGCACCCTTGATCGTTTTTTGCCAAAGGGCCTGCTGGCAAAAAAGCCGGAGTCTCGGTCTTGCTACTGCGAAAGACCCTGTCCCCACACTCGCGGGGCCATGATCCAGCGGCCTTTGTCGTCTTTGCAGATGACAATAACTTCCGCTTCACGCTGGCCCGAAAGTACGGTGCCGCGTTTGCAGTCCTCGCCTTTGGCCGAGGTGAAAAGTTCGTCCAGGCTCACGCGCACCCCCTTGCCAAAATCAGGGTCGTCAACAGTAGCGGTTTCTCCCACTGCGGAGACGATCATGAAGCCAGTGACAGGGCCGGGGGGCGTTTCGGGCTGGGCCGGAGCCCCGCCGAAGCCGCACCCGCCGAGCAGCAGGGCCGTAAGAACCGCCAGACCGGAAAGGCCCAGGCGGCTTTTGCCGGGCAGAGCCATCGGCCAATGAGCTGAACGCGTTTGCATGGCATTTCCTTTTAATGGCTGCCGTATTTTTTGGTAAATACAGCGGCTTTTTCCCTTCCCTCTCGCAAAGAAACGCGCGGCTGTCAATGCCGCACGAATTTGAGACCTTGGCTCAGTATTTGCCCTGGGGATAATAGTCACGCTTTTTGCAAAAAACAGGAATTTATCTGTTGATACCATTTAAAGCCAGATGGTTAGCAAAAGCACAATTAATAAATAACGAATTTTATTTTGCAATTTGTTGTAAGGGTGGTATTTTATGCACAATCTAGAAGTCAGCTTCGGGAGAGGTCATGTCCAAACTGGCAATGAAAACCATCCATGTGCATGACGCCGTGGGCAGTATTTTGTGTCACGACATCACCAGAATTATTCCTGGTGAAAGCAAAGGGCCTGTTTTTCGCAAAGGCCATGTTGTGCGGGAAGAAGACGTGGAGGTGCTGCTGCAGGTCGGCAA
The window above is part of the Desulfovibrio desulfuricans DSM 642 genome. Proteins encoded here:
- a CDS encoding Crp/Fnr family transcriptional regulator, whose protein sequence is MERALEASPLFSGMTGQEARMCLACSGAFEEHHGKGALIFAESDPPQRLYVLLEGAVNVCRESTEGRRAVMARVDAPGDLFGEVHVFLGRPSYGCSVLAETPVRVLGIPARFFYATCEKACSVHSRMIRNMLGIFAHKAFFLTRRISLLSSGSLRRKLAALLLEHRRPDGMVSLAMNREQMADFLGVTRPSLSRELAAMRDEGLLQMEGRSIRVPDIASLNFLCEYFPA
- a CDS encoding polysaccharide biosynthesis/export family protein, which codes for MSHRTIFTFLLIFFALSSAVKAENAPQPYAANLFQGNFSQSKDTAKDAKDASIIAPGDRVVLRLWGGDLKVDSTLTVAADGHLDVPEVGAIPVAGLGYDKLAEALRSKLAANGHGDAQIYAAPLDARPVAVFVTGGVARPGRYTGTPGDPLLSFLDKAGGLDPMRGSYRDIRLMRDGKAVASLDLYPFARKGVLPAVRVQEGDTLVVGDKGPTITAIGAVRTSAKFEFPKGKSTGTALIELAEPQNSASHIALSGTRNGAPYSTYLPLKELRNLMLEDGDQVQFIADAPGNTMMVEVQGAVRGASRFPVRRGARLQEVKNFIAVEPGRANLQAMYIKRKSVAARQKKAIADSLRRLEETALTASSASADEAAIRAKEAEMVSKFVERAKSVEPEGVVVLDGGPDKADLSLEDGDIIVIPPKSDVVLVSGEVMMPQAMLWGKKKDVDDYIKGAGGYTNRADHDKVLVLHQNGSVSQNGDDILPGDQVMVLPKVESKNMQAVKDITQVIMQVVVSARLLLGMPSL
- a CDS encoding DVU3141 family protein, with the protein product MQTRSAHWPMALPGKSRLGLSGLAVLTALLLGGCGFGGAPAQPETPPGPVTGFMIVSAVGETATVDDPDFGKGVRVSLDELFTSAKGEDCKRGTVLSGQREAEVIVICKDDKGRWIMAPRVWGQGLSQ
- a CDS encoding cupin domain-containing protein, whose amino-acid sequence is MDHILKNLEFAAALPLAAQVECQPGQIASKTLIQNASVGITLFAFDANEEISAHTSTGDAMVLVLEGSAQVTISGQSHTVQAGEVIIMPAGQPHSVRAQERFKMLLTVVFPTPKTPA